Part of the Gemmatimonadota bacterium genome is shown below.
CTGCAGCCCGTGACGAACATCCGTCTTCATTCCCGGCTCGAGCGGGAACTGACGCCGAACAGCGACATCAGGTACGTGTATCTCTTTGCCGCCATCGCCGTGTTCATCATCCTCATCGCCTGCATAAACTTCATGAACCTGGCAACCGCACGGTCCGCGGGAAGGGCCCGGGAAATCGGCCTGAGAAAGGTCTTCGGCGCGGGCAGGGGTCAGGTGACGCGTCAGTTCCTGAGCGAATCCCTGATCATGAGCGGAATGGCGGTGTGCATCGCTCTGCTGCTGGTTGTGTTCGGGTTGCCGTGGTTCAATCTGGCCTCGGGTAAATCCATATCCGTGACCGCGGATACCGCATGGTTCATCCTGGGCGCCGCGGCGGTGACCGGCGTCGTGGTCGGGCTGATATCGGGAAGCTATCCCGCGCTATACCTGTCCGGACTCGCTCCGATCGATACCCTGAAGGGCGCGTTGTCCGGGGATGCCGGCAACGTGGGCATGCGCAGAACGCTGGTCGCGGGCCAATTCGCAATCTCGATCACCCTGATCATCTGCACAGGCGTCGTGTACGACCAGCTCGACTACCTCCGAAACCGGAACCTGGGGATGGAAACGAAGCGGCTCGTCGCCGTGCCGCTGACGTTTACCCCGGTCATTGAGAAGGCGCGACTATATAGACAGCGGGTGCGGGAAAGTCCGCACGTGGAGGATGCCACGGCCACCTTTATCCTGCCTTTTCACAAGAACGCCGTGATCACCGCCATTGTGCGCAGATTGGGCGAAGGTGATAACGCCAAGATCGAAATGAACCAGGCCTGGACGGACGACATGTTTTTCGATACGTTCGGCATGGAACTGGCCGCCGGCAGATTCTTCGATCGCGCGTACGTCGCCGACTGGTATGGAGCGGGCGGCGGGACGGTATTGAACGAAGCCGCCGTTTCCCGGCTGGGTTACGGATCCGCAAAGGAAGCCCTGGATGGTCGGTTTGACTGGGTGTTTGACGAGCGACACGGATTTGATGAGGAAACCGCGGAACCGCGCAGTATCGTCGGCGTCGTGAAAGACTTCCACTACGCTTCGCTGCATGAACCCATTGAACCTCTGGTACTCTTTCCCGAATCCGACGGCAGCCACGTGGTCGTCAAGATCAACGCCAACCAACTTTCGGAAGGACTTTCGGCGATCGAGGAAGCATGGCGCGACACAAACCCAGACTTCGCCTTCGAGTACTTTTTCGTCGAAGATTCCTACATGCGCCTCTACGAAGCCGAGCAGCGCTTCGGCAGGATATTCGTCAGTTTCGCCGCACTGGCCGTGTTTATCGCCTGCCTCGGTCTCGTGGGCCTCTCCTCCTACACCGCGGAACGGCGCACGAAGGAAATCGGAGTGCGCAAGGTCCTCGGCGCGTCCACGCCGAATCTGACCGGGTTGATGTCGGGGGAATTCGTCCGGCTCGTGATCGTGGCCAACGTAATCGCTTGGCCGGCCGCCTATTTCGCGATGAATCGTTGGCTCGACGATTTCGCGTACCGTGTCGACCTGGACGGGATGACCTTCGTTCTGGCCGGCGCGCTTGCCATCGCCCTCGCCCTCCTGACGGTGAGTTACCAGGCCGTGCGGGCGGCCACCGCCAATCCGGTCGAGTCCCTGCGGACCGAGTAGGGCGCGTAAAATACCTACGCAGGACGTGGCAGTACGCGACGCAGGACGCGGCAGTACGCGGAATTCTGTTCAATCGCCCATCTGAAAAAATGAGCGCGCCATGTTCCGCATCTACCTGACGGTGGCCTTCCGCCACCTGAACCGCCAGAAAGGCTACGCGTTTATCAACGTGATGAGCCTGGCCCTCGGGATCGCGTGCGCCCTCCTCATCCTGCTGTATATCCGCGACGAGCTCAGTTACGACCGGTACCATGAGAAAGCGGACCGCATCTTCCGCGTGATCTCGGAAGAGCGCGGCGGCGATCAGGCGGCGCGGACCGTGCGCACCGTACGGACCGCCGAAGTCATGATGCCCACGGTCAAATTCATGCGCGAAGACTTCCCCGAAGTGGAAGATATGGTGCGCTTCAATCCACCTGGCAACGCGTGGATGATCAAGTATGGGGACAAGGGATTCTACGAACGAAACTTCTACCTGGCCGACTCGTCGGTCTTCAACGTCTTCGATGTTCCTCTCCTGGTGGGCGATCCCCGTACGGCCCTGACCGGTATCGACAAGGTCGTCCTGTCGGAGTCCATCGCGAAGAAATACTTCGGCGATGAGAACCCCATGGGCAAGATCCTGGATGCCGAAGGTTCATTCCATTTCGAGGTGACCGGCGTCATGCGGGACCTGCCCGACAACACGCACCTCGGATTCGACATACTCGCGGCGTTCCGGATCCAGGAGCACTACTCGCCCAATCCGGCCGACGTGTGGGACTGGCGTAAGTCGTACAGCTACGTCCTGCTTCGCGAGGGCAGTGATCCGGATGAACTGGAAGCCAAACTGCCCGCCTTCGTGGAGAAGTACGTCGGCGACCAATACGACGGTGTATCGTCGTCATTGACCTTCAGGCTGCAGCCGGTCACGGATATACATCTTCACTCTCATTTAGAGCGGGAACTGACCCCGAACAGCGACATCCGGTACGTCTATCTCTTCGGCGCCATCGCCGTATTCATCATCCTCATCGCATGCATCAACTTCATGAACCTCGCCACCGCGCGGTCCGTGGGTAGGGCCGGGGAAATCGGCCTGAGAAAGACCTTCGGCGCGGCCAGGGCCCAGGTGATCCGGCAGTTCATCAGCGAGTCCATGATCATGACCGGCCTTGCGGTCTGCGTTGCCCTCCTGCTTGCCGTGCTGAGTCTGCCATGGTTCAACCTGCTGACGGGGAAATCCATGTCCCTGAACGCGGATACCGCCTGGTTCGCCCTGGGCGCCGTCGTGGTGATCGGCGCCGTGGTGGGGTTTGCCGCGGGCAGCTATCCGGCCATTTACCTGTCCGGACTCGCACCGGTCCACGCGCTGAGCGGCCTGCGTTCCGCGGGCGCCGGAAACGTGACGATCCGCCGAGTCCTGGTCGTGGGACAGTTCGTGATTTCGATCGCCCTGATCATCTGCACCGGCGTGGTCTACAGCCAGCTCGATTTCATCCGCGCGCGAAACATGGGGCTCAATTCCGATCAGGTCGTCGCGGTGCCTCAGACCTTCGCGCCGGTGGTCGTGAAATCCAGCGTCTACAAAGCACGGCTTATGGAGATACCAGCGGTGACGAACGTCTCGATGAATTTCCTTCTTCCCGGGCACAAGAACGCCGCGGCGCCGATCAAGGCGCGCAGACAGGGACAGGACGAATCATCGACGATCGATATGAACCAGGCCTGGGTGGACGATGATTTCATCGGGATTTTCGGCATCGAACTGGTGGCGGGCCGCAATTTCAATTCCGCGTTTCCCGGCGACTGGACGGCGACGGGTGCGGTCGTAGTCAACGAAGCGGCCGTTGACCGGCTTGGCTATGCATCCGCCGGCGAGGCGTTGGGCAAGGAGATCGAAGGGCTGCAGGAACTGATCACGGATTCCGATGAGCGAGGTGAATTGCGGCCGTCGATCGTAGGCGTGGTCAGGGATTTCCACTATGCCGCCTTACGCGAACCCATCGAACCGCTGGTGCTGTTTCCGAACTACCCGGGCGGTTACGCCATGATCAAAATCGATGCCGGTCGCATGTCGGAAGGGCTTTCGGCGATCGAGGAAGCATGGCATGAAGTAAATCCTGATTGGGCATTCGAGTATTTCTTCGTCGAAGACACCTTCGCGCGCCTGTATGATGCCGAACAGCGGTTCGGCAGGATCTTCATCAGTTTCTCCGCGCTGGCCGTGGCTATTGCCTGCCTCGGGCTGGTCGGCCTGTCCTCCTTCACCGCGGAAAGGCGCAGGAAGGAGATCGGAGTCCGCAAGGTCGTCGGCGCATCCGCCTCCAGTCTCGCCGCGCTGTTGTCCCGAGAGTACTTCCGGCTTATGATCGTAGCCATCGTGGTGGCCTGGCCCGTCGCCTACATCGCGATGAACACCTGGCTGGGAGGTTTCGCCTACCGCGTCGACCTGGGCTGGTCCCCCTTCATCCTGGCCGGCGCCCTCGCCATGGCGATCGCCCTGATCACCGTGGGTTTCCAGGCCGTCAGGGCGTCGGCTGCGAACCTGGTTGAGTCTTTGCGGATGGAGTAGCTGGGCTCCTGATGGCAGCGACGGCTATATACCTAGCTACTCGGCCTTTTCCTCGCACTGCCCTGGTTGGGAGGAGTTGGGGCTTTGCGTGGCTTCCCGGAGCTTTGGGGAGAAGGCTTGGGTCGGTAACCCCTCGTTAAAAGGTCTCTTCGAGAATTAGCGTTCTTGGGCTTTCCCATTGGTCCTCTCTTCCGAGTTTGCTATTGGCCAAAACTCAATTGTACTTATTTCATCTGCAGCAATGAGTATCCCATGGTCCATCGGTTTCCAATTACCGGGATCATCTATGTTATATATCTGTTGAATGTAAATATCGCTTAATGAAGTAAAAACAGTTAGTAAATCCATCCCACCACAATCCGTACAACTGCATAACTGTGTAGGCATATCTCGCAATCGGGGCAACCAGGAAAATCAAGACCGCCCAATATACAGTAGAGGTAGTTAAATACGATAGGAATCCAGCCGGGTATGACGGAATCCTACCGGTTATGAATTGCGATCTCACGAATACAATGATAAAACCAGGAACGACGAGCAAGACGAACAAAAAAACCGTCGGGTTGTCGTTTATGATTTGCCAGTTTGGCAACGTGTTTTGAATAAGGTCTTGCATAGGGTTTCAGTGCTTTCGCAAATACCATCAATGGATTTGCATATGTATCAGGATCGAAGAATGCATTGTAGAGATAATGGTCACGACACATTTCGACAGTCTCGTTTTTTATTTGATTAAGCGTAAACCAAAGTTGCATTAGAGTTCCATTAAATGTTCGTTTATTTGATTTTTCGTGCTTGACATGTTTAGACTAGCAATATACAATCGATACTATATGTTGTTTCAGTATTGGACAACTACCCCAATAGATTGAGTTTCTAACTTTAACAAGAAGCTTGTCGAAAGACCCAATATCGGAGATCCGCCGCAGATGCGATGTCCTGCGTGTGGCACGCTCAACAGCCACGTTGTAGACTCCCGAACCATCCAGAGCGGTAGAACGATCCGCCGCCGCCGCGAGTGCCTTTCCTGCACTAAGCGATTCACCACCTACGAGGCGATCGAGGAAGAGGAACTTATGGTGGTGAAATCCGATGGCCGGCGGGAGGTCTTCGATCGCGGCAAGATTTTGCGGGGCTTGAAGCTGGCGTGCACGAAGCGCATGGTTTCCGCCGATCAGCTACACGAGCTTGTGGACCGAGTCGTGTACCACGTGAGCAACCTGAGCGACCGTGAGGTCTCCTCCGACAAGATCGGCGAATTCATCATCCGTGAACTGCGCAAGATCGATGAAGTCGCCTATGTGCGCTTCGCCTCTGTCTACCGGGATTTCAAGGACAGGAGCGAGTTCGCGGAAGAGCTCGAACAACTGGAGAAGCAGGAGCTGGCTGCGGTCGTCAAGGAACAGCCCGATCACGGCTGATTCAGGTATTTGGGTACCTGGTCTGCGCTTTGCAGGATCAGGTATTTTTTGTTGACACAATTAACACATCGTTTCGACGTTACACATCGAAGAAAGTGATTTTAGGGGGCACGTATGGC
Proteins encoded:
- the nrdR gene encoding transcriptional repressor NrdR, coding for MRCPACGTLNSHVVDSRTIQSGRTIRRRRECLSCTKRFTTYEAIEEEELMVVKSDGRREVFDRGKILRGLKLACTKRMVSADQLHELVDRVVYHVSNLSDREVSSDKIGEFIIRELRKIDEVAYVRFASVYRDFKDRSEFAEELEQLEKQELAAVVKEQPDHG
- a CDS encoding FtsX-like permease family protein, whose translation is MFRIYLTVAFRHLNRQKGYAFINVMSLALGIACALLILLYIRDELSYDRYHEKADRIFRVISEERGGDQAARTVRTVRTAEVMMPTVKFMREDFPEVEDMVRFNPPGNAWMIKYGDKGFYERNFYLADSSVFNVFDVPLLVGDPRTALTGIDKVVLSESIAKKYFGDENPMGKILDAEGSFHFEVTGVMRDLPDNTHLGFDILAAFRIQEHYSPNPADVWDWRKSYSYVLLREGSDPDELEAKLPAFVEKYVGDQYDGVSSSLTFRLQPVTDIHLHSHLERELTPNSDIRYVYLFGAIAVFIILIACINFMNLATARSVGRAGEIGLRKTFGAARAQVIRQFISESMIMTGLAVCVALLLAVLSLPWFNLLTGKSMSLNADTAWFALGAVVVIGAVVGFAAGSYPAIYLSGLAPVHALSGLRSAGAGNVTIRRVLVVGQFVISIALIICTGVVYSQLDFIRARNMGLNSDQVVAVPQTFAPVVVKSSVYKARLMEIPAVTNVSMNFLLPGHKNAAAPIKARRQGQDESSTIDMNQAWVDDDFIGIFGIELVAGRNFNSAFPGDWTATGAVVVNEAAVDRLGYASAGEALGKEIEGLQELITDSDERGELRPSIVGVVRDFHYAALREPIEPLVLFPNYPGGYAMIKIDAGRMSEGLSAIEEAWHEVNPDWAFEYFFVEDTFARLYDAEQRFGRIFISFSALAVAIACLGLVGLSSFTAERRRKEIGVRKVVGASASSLAALLSREYFRLMIVAIVVAWPVAYIAMNTWLGGFAYRVDLGWSPFILAGALAMAIALITVGFQAVRASAANLVESLRME
- a CDS encoding FtsX-like permease family protein, which translates into the protein MFRNYLTVAFRHLNRQKGYSFINVMSLALGIACCLLIMLYIRDELSYDRYHGKADRIYRVISEERQGGAAVRSIRSMRTAEVMTPTARLMREDFPEVEDMVRFNPPVNAWMVKYGDRGFYERSFYLADSSVFNVFDVPLLAGNPRTALSGNDGVVLSESVALKYFGDEDPMGKILDAEGTFHLEVTGVMADLPSNTHLGFDILASFRIQEAFTEQSLDDWGWRRSYSYVLLREGSDPAALEARLPAFVEKYVGDIYDGETSSLTYRLQPVTNIRLHSRLERELTPNSDIRYVYLFAAIAVFIILIACINFMNLATARSAGRAREIGLRKVFGAGRGQVTRQFLSESLIMSGMAVCIALLLVVFGLPWFNLASGKSISVTADTAWFILGAAAVTGVVVGLISGSYPALYLSGLAPIDTLKGALSGDAGNVGMRRTLVAGQFAISITLIICTGVVYDQLDYLRNRNLGMETKRLVAVPLTFTPVIEKARLYRQRVRESPHVEDATATFILPFHKNAVITAIVRRLGEGDNAKIEMNQAWTDDMFFDTFGMELAAGRFFDRAYVADWYGAGGGTVLNEAAVSRLGYGSAKEALDGRFDWVFDERHGFDEETAEPRSIVGVVKDFHYASLHEPIEPLVLFPESDGSHVVVKINANQLSEGLSAIEEAWRDTNPDFAFEYFFVEDSYMRLYEAEQRFGRIFVSFAALAVFIACLGLVGLSSYTAERRTKEIGVRKVLGASTPNLTGLMSGEFVRLVIVANVIAWPAAYFAMNRWLDDFAYRVDLDGMTFVLAGALAIALALLTVSYQAVRAATANPVESLRTE